The following DNA comes from Hordeum vulgare subsp. vulgare chromosome 3H, MorexV3_pseudomolecules_assembly, whole genome shotgun sequence.
CTTCCTACAGCTTCTATCCATTCAAACTACATAACCACAGAAAGCAAAGTCAAACACAGGGTGGTTTAGTTATGGAAAACAGAGAAAACATCGTGGCTTGTAGGAACCCAACTGCTGGTGACGACGAGGAAGCGACGTGGTCTCATGCATGGGGCCTCATCTCGGGCTTCGCCGTCTCCCTGACCCTGAAAACGGCAGTGGAGCTCGGCCTCATTGACGCACTCACCAACGCCGCCGGCCGCGCGATGACGGTGGACGACCTTGCCGCGCAACTCCCGGCACCGAACAAGGCCCAGGCAGCAGCCTCGGTGGACCGGCTTCTCCGGCTCCTCGCCGCCTTCGACGTCGTGCGTTGCTCGACGGAGACGGGTCCTGACGGTGAGGCGGTCCGGAAGTACACTCCCGCGCCGGTGTGCCGGTGGCTCACCAGCAACCACAGCGATGGGTCGCTGGCCCCCTTGGCCTTATTCGCCGTCGACCAGGACTACTTGCCGACCTGGTAAGTGTGCGCTCCATCACTTCGCCGATGGCTGACTGCCATGCTAATTAAGCATTAGCATCCATGTAGGAATCAACTGGGTGCGGCAGTGGTGGGCGGCGTTCCACCGCCGTTCGAGAGGGCGCACGGGGTGCCGCTGTTTCAGTACATGGGGAAGAACCCACGGCTAAGCGGGGTGTTCAACCAGGCCATGTTCCACATGTCAGTCAAGGTCATCAGCAAGATGGTCGAGCGCTTCGACGGCTTCGACGGAGTCGGCGTCCTCGTCGACGTCGGCGGGGGGACGGGCGCCGCCCTGGAGATGATCACCTCCCGCCACAAGCATATAAGGGGCATCAACTTTGACTTGCCGTACGTCATCTCGCAGGCGCCGTCTCTCCCAGGTAAAACATTTATGTTATCTTAGTAACTATTTATCCTATTTCTTATTGTTCTTCACTTCTTGTGTTCCAAACAGATTTAGCTTAGCACTTCTTTGAATTTTGGCCGCAGGTGTGGAAAATATAGGTGGTAATATGTTTGAGAGTATACCCACTGGAGATGCAATTTTTTTGAAGGTATATATGCTGACTTATACTCATTTAAAAAAGTATTAGTTTTTTTAGATGTTACAATTTTATTCACTCAATCTCCGTATTGTTAAAAAAACAATTGGCATACACTGTATTGTAAAGTGTGTTTAAGTCCGACAGACAAGTAGGCAGAACTATGTAAAATAATTTGAACGAATAATTAATACTAGTAATAAAGCTCATTCTATGGACTGAACACTTTTATGTGCAGTGGATACTCCATCTACAGAATGATGATGCTTGCATCAAGATCCTCAAGAACTGCCACCGTGCTCTTCCAGCCAGCGGTAAGGTGATCGTCGTGGAAATCGTCCTGCCGGCCACCACGGAGGCGACTCGTGAGGCGCAGGATATGTTCCTTCTAGACGTCATCATGTTCAACAACCTTGAGGGTGGAAAGGAGAGGACTGAGCAGGATTTTGTAAACATGGCTAGGCTCTCTGGGTTCGATGGTGCCTTCCGTTCCACCTACATCTTCGGTAACTTCTGGGCCCTCGAGTTCAACAAGTAGCTGCCATGGTCATGCAGACTGCAGCAACTccgatatggatatatctacgcCATGCCTGAATCGTTGTTTCTATTAATCTCTTCTCCTGTATGTATTACTTCGACTGTATCCTTGTTTACATTAATGTTGTATAAGCTGGGCAACAGTACCTATTTGTATTCGCGCAATATGATGTGAACTTATTTGTATTCTCCTCGGCGTGAGGAAGGACGTTATAATATTTATGCTTCCTCCTACAATAATCAGCTCATGGAaacgatccatttgttctgaccaTTGCTGCATTACTTGTACTACTTGGCGGAGCCAGGTAGAAGCTGTTGGGGGACCAAAGGGTAAAACACAAGCGTTTAAGGGTGTAAAATGCTAAAAAATCTCACCTAAGCTCTTCTTAAAAAAACTTTGTAGTTTGGTATAACGTTGAGGGGGGTCATAGAGGATtgagtagttaaacaattaagtagttatgtgaggactctctctgaaTAAAGATTTTTAGAACTGATATTTATTtaaaaacaacaaagaaaacaaaagacaCTCCATGAATACCACATATTTTgtgaacaaataaaaatttaTGCTCAACATAGtctaaccgatatttgtttgcTGAAGAGAGGTGAGATGCGTAGCATTCCCAactttagatgcttgagacttcttgaattaTTTATTttgggtgccttggacatccccaatcttgagattttgtatctccTTCAAGTCTTTCATATCCCGGCTTCACctatgtctcaaaaacttcatccacaaaaaAACTCAAAAAGAACTCGTAAGTTAGGTTAGTAcatataagaataaatcaacacttcatgtactgtaaAGACATGTTACATAATAATTTTAAACATTAGTTATTGTATACTTttatttccataatttatatctactaatataagtcatgaaaactctaggataagtggaTAATAAAATTATGACAACAATATGTCCAAACAAAACCGTATATAACAATTAATTCTAAAAATGTATTTATGCATCTTCAAAAATTAtaaaaatttaggacatgataacGAATTTATATCAGGGTACTGCATAAACATTTCAtaaagtttgagcgtgcgagtaaaatctgataattcaaatactacaacaaacggTTATATTTTTGTACAACACATATTACGCATGCAATTCATGCATTCTAAAGGCCATTCTTGGTACTTTTTATTAAAAACTAAGATAATAAATAGAAGCAAACAAATATTAACAAAATCAAATGACGCTcaaaacaaaacacatatcatgtgacgaataaaaaaatAGTTCAAATAAGATATACCAATAATATTGGAGAAGAAAGAGGTGATGTCCTTTTCAGGAATcctcaagcttagacacttgagtcttcctttaatattaccttgggggtgccttggacatccctaagcttaggttattgttgttctttagggggctcgtgaccgttTTGGATTGGCCAATGTAGCCGTTCGGCTTACAACTCAGATGTTCATTGTTCGGGAactgggcctggcccaaaggccacgCACGAGGCGGTAAAGCCAGTTAGCGTGGGAGGCACGCGGGTAGCCTCTTTCGTTTCCTAAACTTACATTAAATGGGTACTTATCCCTTCATCCAACATCCCAATATAAACAGAGTAGAGGTTATTATTGAAACAAACTTCCTGGTGTTCTTTGACTCTGTGTGTTCGACTACTTCGTCTACGACGCCCGCTCTCGCTCCGCAACCTTGGACCGGACTCGCCGACAGGAGTTGCGGAACACGTTATGAGCACGCTTTGCTCCACCAACTCTCCATCGAGCCTACATCAAGCCTGCATCAAGCATGCTCTCGTCGATCGCAAAGAGGTATAAATCCAATCCccctctttgcaaaaatggattcCCCTCGTTATCACGGTTTCGATTTTGCGATTAGTTTACTTTTTCGGATTTAATCTACCTATGGTGTGGATTTCTCTCACATGAACTCGCTGACGAACACGTCGCCGATCAATGTCGATGTTCATGGATTACGAGAGATTTGTTGAATACACCTAGGGAGACGGTGATGAGAAGTACTCCAGATGAGCACGACACCGCCGCGACGTACCGGATGTACACTCGCCGTGACGTCCGTCAGCATGTTTAGTTTTTTTGGAATGCTACAGTAGCCGTCGTCGCCGTACACCCGCAGTTGCACCGACCACGCCCGCTAGCCGTCGTCGCCGGACACCGCCCTCGGCCGCACCGACCGACACACCAGCCACTGGCCCTGCTGGCCAGCTCGTGATGCGCTATGCTCAGGTGGCTGGCCGACTCGAGCTCGTGCTGCATGCTGCACCATGGCTGGCTCGCTGGCTCGCCGCGCCGTGCCATGGTGGCTGGCTCCGGCTCGGGCTGCGTCGTGTGCTGTCGGCTGGCCAGCCCTCGCCGCGCCCTGCTGGCTGGCTCAGGCTCGGGCTGCGCCGTGCGATGCTGCCTGGCCGCGACCGTAATCTGGCCCCTTGGCCGTgccgcgccctgctggcctcggccGCCGTCtggccccttggccgcgccgcGCCATGCTAGCCTCGGCTTCCGCCGCTCCTGCCTCGCATGCACATTGTGCCCTGGTGGCCGTACCGCGCCCCGGTGGCCTCGTGGTGCGCTGCCGGCTCGCTGGCTTGCCACAGCCGCCGCCCTAGCCAACCTCGTTCACACAAACATCGCGAAGGGAAACCCTAGCGTCGCCCTACATGATGGGTCGGCTCGCCCCCGGGCCTTGGTGGGCTCGGCCGCCGCCCCCATGGGCTGCTGTTTGGCTGGCCAGACCGGCGTGAGGGGCTAATAAAAATAAAGGGGTGGGTGTCGGGCTAGTTAAAAAAAGGGGGTCGGGCCGGCTGGCAGTAGACTGATTGGGCTGGTTGCCCATTTTTTTTTTCGTAAAAACGTATATCCTGGCTTTAAAAAAAAGCCCGGAAATTTGTTTTTCGAACTATTTTTTTCGTATTAGCTACGCGTAACATACTATCTCATTTAACATGACTTCATTATATGATTTTACTGCTGTAGATCAATTGTTTAGCACTTTAATCATTAAGTAAATCATATAATAAAAATGTATTAAATAATGAAAcgtcattttttattgaataaGTTTTTCTACATCGCATTTATGCAAAAGATTATGTGCTGTAATCTCATTATTTTTTTGCATCAATTGCAGATGACCGGAATCGTCAACAGGGAGTTTCCTGAGTTGGCCAAGACAGGACTAAACTACCTGAGTTGGTCTTCCGACTGCGAGATCTGGTTCAAGGACAAGAACCTTCTGAGAGGGATTGGTAAGGGGACCCTgctgcccctccccccccccccccccaactcaCCCAGGTTCACGCCAGAAAATGCCCAGGCTCTCCATTTCCTCCGTCATCACCTTTGCCCTACTCTGGAAGACAAGTATATGATTGAGCGGAGTGCTTCTGGCCTTTGGACCGCTCTTAAGCAGCGGTTTGAGAGGCTGAAGTACACCGTCAAGCCACATGCAGAGGCGGAGTGGATCCGTCTGAGGTTCGCAGACTTTAAGACGGTTGGGGAGTACAATGCACCGGATTCGTACATCTCTTCAGATGTGCGGTACTGAGGTTACCGACAGTTAGAAGATTGAGAAAACCCTATCCACATTCCACTCCGACACGGTCAAGTCCTCACCAAACTATCGCCAGAGAAACTACACGAGGTATTCAGAGCTAATCGACATCCTCCAGATGGCAGAGGCGCAGGACTAAATTCTCCAGGTGTCAGATCGACATCTTCCAGGTGCCAGCGGTACTGAATTCTTCTACAAGATGGGATAGGTTTGCCAACTCAATGGCATGCAGCTTGTCTACACTCATTGCCAACTCAACGGAATACCGGGGACACCACACTGCGTCGGAGACGAACAGCGACGCGGTGGCCTGGTAAGGCCTCATCAGCCGCCCAATGCTCTGCGTCTCGCCGGACAGAGAGAGGACGCCTGCTCGCATACGCACCTGGATCTTGTACTTGAAATGGATCTTGTACTTGAaatccttctcctccatcttcttgaCCGGCTCACTGACGAGCTGGACCACCGACACGGCGCACCCCGATGGCATTGTccgctcgaccaccagcaggaacACCGTCGTGGAGTCAAGAAGCACCAGGCACACCGGCTCATTGTCGGACACCATCACCGGGGAAAGGCTGCCGGCTGTGACCTCGCCGTATGGGATCAAGTAGTGTTCCGTCTCGATGTGTTCGTGCAGGGACCAGCCATGGTTGGCGTAGAGGCGGCAGTAGGGGATGGGACAGTAGGGTATGTGAGCGTGGAGGCAGGATTCTTCATGGGTCAGCTTCTCCGTAAACGGGTTCGTAGCGGAGCAGTCAAACTCCCGGAACGAGCACGGCGTGGTCATGCTGCCAAGTACGCGCTCCATGATGCCGCAGCGGGCGTTTGGCAGGCTCCACACACAAGCTGCAAGTGTACTCCGCATTGGTGCGACACTCTGAGCATGTGATGTGGCCATTTGTACACTGCAGACAAAAAGAGAGAAACAGAAACATACGGTATTTACAGAAACTGTCAAAAACATGACAAGTGCACAAACATACTAGTAATGCATCACATATTCTTGGTCATGGCAATCAGAAAGCCACGGaagaattttttttttttttaaaagggacgttttatctctcccaaataataataataaagcaaatacggtttctggtcgtccgttttggaaattacccctaaagtttgcataaattacccaccatgccaccggtaagtaatagaaaacgtttcacaaagcaaaaaaatcttggactgggccggcccatgtaaaaatctcctatattacgctctgcacgctgggagaatatccagaacaccgtatgggccggcccatggacaggcgcctgcttttagttccatttatttatttattttcagttccattttactttttttattttcaataatttagaacttcaaataatctttaaaattttaataaactgaaaattataaatcaacatatttaaaaaattaaaatgtgtgtgacttcaaaaactgtttgcaattttagaaaaatgtttgtacaataagaaaagtccatgatctcaaatacaattccatgtattaaaaattattaaaggcatttaaaaaaaatgttttctaatttaaaatatgttaatgcatttaaaaaatgtcacaaaattttaaaaatagctaatgcctgttttgatagtttctttttttaatttaaaatttttcgttccatttttgtttatttagaatttaaataatttagaactacaaaaacttttgcatattaaaaaataggaattttgaattaaaatgctgacgaaattttattttgaattaaaaataggattcaaaaaagcGCTGGATTTCcatatatttttttcaaattcctaAACAATGTCcataaatttaataaatatattactgatttataaaaatgtttcttTATTCAGAAAagttcatgcgtttcaaaaaatgtttgtgaatttgaaataaaatcctccaacatcaaaaattatgttcgtcttttcttgaattggtcgccaattaaaagaaaatatttaaactcgttcgaaatataaaaaatattcacaatttttagtaaatgtttgtaaattgtaaaaaatcttctcgattttaaaattctttccatatttgtaaaattgttcacgaaatatctaatgtatgtaattaaacattaatgcttctaagtctttgtgacaatatacctgtgtggattttaaaaaattaactgttggatggatcggattattattatatgtttTCTAAACAaaattcttgaaattcagaataaatctttgagttaccaagatttttgacaaccatgatatatattttttgaaaatgtaaagattgcatcaacttgtgaataaatttaaaagaagaaacattttcttacatttgtgcacaaaatttctaaatcaagcgatgatatgtgaataTAATGTAGtcaccatcattggagattatgttttttttcttccgtgacAACGCatgggccattttgctagttacTTAAAAGATTTAAGCGGGAGAAAATATATGTTTGCATAAATAAATGAGTTGTGAACAATGCTTCTCCAGTATTGAGACATAACTAAATGTTCCTCGCCCCTCTTTGTATTCTTCGCCCTCCTGCCTCTCTTCGTATTCTTCGCACGGCCTCGCGAGTCGGCGTCAACGAAGGCTGAAGCGGGCTGAGGCTTCATGGTGAGCAACGGCCAGGCGGGGCGGAGGATCGGCACGGGCCTCGTGGTGAGCAACGGCTCGGCGGGGCGGAGGATCGGCACTGGCCTCATGGTGAGTAGCGGCTCGGCGGGGCGGAGGATCGGCACAGGCTGAGTCTCGCAGTGAGCAGCGGCTCGACGCAGTGTAGGCAACACGAAGGTGCTCGACAAATTGCCCAAAAGGTGCCCTCCTTGTCTTCCCTTGATCTGCAAATTGTTTGGTTACTAACACTAAGGATCGTTCTTGCTGCTCATGGTGTCATCCTTTTTGAAAAATTCTTGCTCATGGTGTCATCCTTTTTGAAAAATTCTTGCTCATGGTGTCATCCTTTTTGAAAAATTCTTGCTGCTCCTGGTCCTGGAAGTGTGTGTGGTTCAACACCAATATGTATACCAATTGAACAGATTCATTGATTTAACAAATCTATCAATCTCACCTCACCAATCGATGAATTCTCAAACCAAAGGAACTTCTTAAACTGAAGGAACTACCCAAACTACATGTACTTTGTTGGTTTGTGAATAATTGAGCAATCGTACCAAATTCTGCGTGGAACAGATCCTCGTTGGCAGGTGCTcattgggtttgggtttaacatATAGACAGTAGGCCCCTCGGATGTGGAGGAACGGTGGGAAGGTGATAGCACTGTTCAGATAAGCATGGCGTCGTCCAACTTTCCGTTAGGCATGCTGGACCTATCCACAATATGTAGCATTCTTAATCAATCACTATGGCTTAAACCTCAAGCCTTACATTCACTCGGATAACTTCTTTACAGACATAATTTAGCGCGGTTTTAGAGACTAGAGTAGACCATCAGGCACTCCAACTTTCATGTTGCA
Coding sequences within:
- the LOC123439239 gene encoding probable inactive methyltransferase Os04g0175900, yielding MENRENIVACRNPTAGDDEEATWSHAWGLISGFAVSLTLKTAVELGLIDALTNAAGRAMTVDDLAAQLPAPNKAQAAASVDRLLRLLAAFDVVRCSTETGPDGEAVRKYTPAPVCRWLTSNHSDGSLAPLALFAVDQDYLPTWNQLGAAVVGGVPPPFERAHGVPLFQYMGKNPRLSGVFNQAMFHMSVKVISKMVERFDGFDGVGVLVDVGGGTGAALEMITSRHKHIRGINFDLPYVISQAPSLPGVENIGGNMFESIPTGDAIFLKWILHLQNDDACIKILKNCHRALPASGKVIVVEIVLPATTEATREAQDMFLLDVIMFNNLEGGKERTEQDFVNMARLSGFDGAFRSTYIFGNFWALEFNK